GATCGAGCAGCACGTAACGGAAATTGCCGTCGTCGCCGCTCGAATCCTTGATGCCGATGATAGTTCCCTCCTTCGCCAGCGTCACGCTGGTCTGGCGCTGCAGTTTCACATGCACGCAGACGGGAATGTCATAAGCGATCAGCGGCACGTCGACGGCATCGCGGATATAGCGGAAGTGATCGATGGTCTCGGCCTGGCTGGTGACCGTGTAGAACGGCGCCGTCACGACAACCGCGTCGGCGCCGGCCGATTTGGCGATCCTGGCATGGTTGATGACCCGGTCGGTGGTGGGGTCGATGACCCCGACGATCAGCGGCACCCGGCCGTTGATGACCTTGGCCGAGTGCTCGATGATCTCCTGCCGGGTTTGTTCGTCGTGGAAGATCACCTCGCTGGTCGAGCCGAGCACGAACAGGCCGTGGCAGCCGGCCTCGATCAGATTTTCCAGCACCCGCGTATAGGACGGGTAATCGACGGTGTAATCCTTGTTCAACGGGGTTACGACGGGAGGAACGACACCCTTGAATTTGCTCATTTTCGCTTTCTTTCGATCGTCAGTTTAATTCGGCGCGAGGGTCGAAGGCATCGCGAAGACCATCGCCAATGAAGTTGATTGCCAGGACGGCAAGCACCAGAAAGCCGCCGGGAAACAGCCACTGCCAGGGGTATTGTTCGAGCACTGCGGTAGAGCGGGCGGCATTCAGCATGTTGCCCCAGCTTGCCGCCGGCGGCGCAATGCCGAGCCCGAGGAAGGAAAGTCCGGCCTCGAGCAGGATGGCATTGGCGATCTGCAGCGTCGCGAAGACAACGAGGATGTCGATCGAATTCGGCAGGCCGTGGCGGAGGAGGAGATGCGGCAGGCCCGCCCCCATGCCTCTTGCCGCCATCACGAAGTCACGCTCGCGAAGTTCCAGCAGCCGCGCGCGCACCATGCGCGCCAGCAGAGGCCAGGAGAGCAGCGAGATCACGAAGACCGTCGGCCAGATGCCGGTGCCGGCGATCGAGGCGAGCACCAGCAGGAAGATGACCGGCGGCAGCGTCATGACAAGATCGACGAAACGCATGGTGACCGCATCCGCCCAGCGGCCGGCAAGCGCCGAGACGGCGCCGATCAGGAAGCCGATAATGGCGGAAATGACGGTCGAGGTGAGGGCCACCAGCAGCGAGATCCGGCCACCGTCCAGGACGCGGGCGAGGATGTCGCGGCCCACTCCATCGGTGCCGAACCAGTGTGTCGGCCCCGGCTGGGCATTCATCGCCAGCAGATCGATGTC
This DNA window, taken from Rhizobium etli CFN 42, encodes the following:
- a CDS encoding dihydrodipicolinate synthase family protein, which codes for MSKFKGVVPPVVTPLNKDYTVDYPSYTRVLENLIEAGCHGLFVLGSTSEVIFHDEQTRQEIIEHSAKVINGRVPLIVGVIDPTTDRVINHARIAKSAGADAVVVTAPFYTVTSQAETIDHFRYIRDAVDVPLIAYDIPVCVHVKLQRQTSVTLAKEGTIIGIKDSSGDDGNFRYVLLDLAGNKDVFLMTGSEIVVDTALQMGAHGVVPGIANVDPHGYVRLWNAAQRGDWVAARKEQERLCRLFEIVWVGAGRVSGGAAGIGAFKAAMKSLGIIDTALMPRPRAALNEAETARIDQILRATGLLA
- a CDS encoding ABC transporter permease, translating into MLARSPARSPGPIVRSLHRFLLNRTALLGLCMIALMIVAILSYPLWWSFKPNDIDLLAMNAQPGPTHWFGTDGVGRDILARVLDGGRISLLVALTSTVISAIIGFLIGAVSALAGRWADAVTMRFVDLVMTLPPVIFLLVLASIAGTGIWPTVFVISLLSWPLLARMVRARLLELRERDFVMAARGMGAGLPHLLLRHGLPNSIDILVVFATLQIANAILLEAGLSFLGLGIAPPAASWGNMLNAARSTAVLEQYPWQWLFPGGFLVLAVLAINFIGDGLRDAFDPRAELN